The nucleotide window TTACGAGAGGACATCCGGGGAATATATCAAAGAAGCAAAACTGAAGGGTGTCCAATTCAAGATACTTCCGAAAGAGGCCTTCACGAGGAGATTCAAAGAAGGAAAATTCCATATCTGTCTCGAGAGGGACGAGATCTCCTATACCGATCCCGATGAGCTTATCAGGGGTATCGATACTGTGAAGAAGCCCTTTTTCTGTGCACTTGATGGTGTCTATGACCCGCAGAACCTGGGGAATATTGTCAGGAGCGCCGCATGCCTCGGTGTTGAGGCCGTGATCCTTCCGAAGGACCGCTCCTGCGGTATAACCGAGACCGTTACGAATATTGCCCGTGGCGCCGTGGAACACGTGAAGATTGTCCGTGTTGTCAATCTCGCCAGGTTTATCGGTGAGATGAAGGACAAGGGTGTCTTCTGCTACGCCCTCGATGAGAAAGGAA belongs to Syntrophorhabdaceae bacterium and includes:
- the rlmB gene encoding 23S rRNA (guanosine(2251)-2'-O)-methyltransferase RlmB; translated protein: MSFLTNRNSILETLREHPEKVRKLWIEAGYERTSGEYIKEAKLKGVQFKILPKEAFTRRFKEGKFHICLERDEISYTDPDELIRGIDTVKKPFFCALDGVYDPQNLGNIVRSAACLGVEAVILPKDRSCGITETVTNIARGAVEHVKIVRVVNLARFIGEMKDKGVFCYALDEKGTAPLWEIDLKGPVCLVFGGEDGLRRLTIERCDALVKIPTPAGFPSLNVATSFAISAYEVKRQRKEQRRAEG